The stretch of DNA TAAGGCTGTCCGGGGTCAGGACCGCGTAGCCCGGAGCGAACTCGATATAGTTGAGCTCCGCCCCGCCGTTGCTGCCGCCAACCGCCGCCCCGATCAGGCTGAAGGGCGAGGTCACCGCCTTAACCAGCAAGTTCTTGATCACCTGCCAGATGACGCCGCCAATACTGAATTGCGGATCGTTCAGCGATCCGGAAACCGGGATCGTCAAATCGATCGCGCCGCTGGAATCCTTGAGCAGCGCGACCGCGAGACGCACCGGCAGGTTGATCGCGTCCTTGCTTGCAACCTTGTCGCCGAAGGTGAGCTGATCGATGAAAATATGATTGGTCGCGGTGAGGTTCTGATCCTGCAGCAGATAATGCACGTCCACCGTCAGCGTGCCCTTGACAATCGGATAGCCGGTATACTTGGTCGAATAGGGCGAGAGCCCCGGCAGCTCGATCGCATCGGCTTTGGCGCCGAGATTAACGTACGCGAGCGGGGTGAGCGGGTTCACTGAGCCCTTGATATTGAGCGGCGCGCTGCCGTTTACCAGTCCATTCAAGAGCACGTCGGCCGGCTCTTTCGAGGAGGTGCTCAACGCGCCAATTTTGCCGCCGATCGCCGTGAGATCGGCGGTGTAGTGCGGCTGAATAAAATTGTCGGTGTAGTTGACGTGACCGCTCTGCAGCGTGATACCGCCAATCGCGATTTCCGCCGGCAGCGGCTTCGGCGCAGGCGGAGGCGTCGCGGCTTGACCGCCCCCCGGCGTCGGCGCCGAGGCCGGGGTTGGTGTCGGCGTCGGTGAGGGCGACGCTGGCACGGCGTTACTCACTCGGGTCAGCGACTTCGGCGCCTCCTGGGGACTCGAGACGATGTCTTTCAGATTCAGTTGGCCGTTACTATTGAGGATGATGCGCGAGTAGAACTTTGACAGCGCCAGTCCGCCGATGCGGATGCGCGGCTTGTCGCCGCCATACTCGGCCGCGATATGGCTGGCGCTGAACGAGTTCCAGCTCGCGAAGTTTTCCCGGGTGAGCTTATCGAGGAGCCTGACGCCGCCGAGTGTCAGATCGCCGCGATAGGCGGCCTTGAGATGGTCATGCTGGTTAGTCGCCGTCACCTGCCCGTTCATCGTCAGCAGCGCCGCCGCCAGTGTCGCGTTGAACTGGTTGCCGAGATAGGGATTCACGGCGGTCAGGTCTAGCCGCCTAGTCGCGAGGTTGAGCTTGGCGTCGAGCGGCGCAGGAATTGCCGTCCCGTCGATTTTGAAGCTGCCCTTGCCGTTGACGACGCCGTCGGCCTCGACCGCAATCGGCTTACTCATGTCACTCGAGATGGCCTTCAGGTTGAGGTCGAGCGGCACGACGTCGAGTTTCACCGGACGCGCCGCGCGCTCGTCGAGCGAGTGAATCTCGGCCTTGTCCACAACGACTGAATCGATTCGATACTGCCATTGCTGGGTGGAGCCCGGCGCGGGCGAAGATCCAGGCGATGCCCCCTGTGATAACACGGCGACCGGTTTTTTCACGACGCGCGTGAGCGCGCGCCGGGGCGCGCGCGCGGCGACGACCGGCGCCGGCGGCGCAACTGGTGAAGCTTGTGGCGTCGCACGGATCAACGATTGCAGGTTGAGCTGCCCCTGCTGGTCGCGCTTGACGAAGAGCTTGAGCCCGTCGGCAGTCACCGCGTTAATCACCGCCTGATGGGTCGCGAGATCAAGCTGTCCCACCGCGACGGCAAAGCGAGTCCACGCCAGCGGATTTTCGTTCGGATCGCCGCCGTGCAGCTCCAGATTGTCGATCGCCGCGCTCGCCGGCTCGACGTGAAGATTGACAGCGCCAGGAGCAAAGTCGGTCTTGACCGACGCGCTGGCGGTGAGTTTGCCGCCCGCCAGATCGCCGTTGAGGATCGGCGCAGCAAAGGCCTTCAACGCCGGCAGGTCAACCTGGTCGAGCATCGCCTCCGTCGTCACCCGATTGTGTGAGAGTTCGAGGCCGCCCTTTGCGGCGAGCGTGCCGCCGCCCGCAAAGTTCGCCTTCAAATCATAGGGGGCGGTGCTCTCGCCGACCGTGCGCAAATTGCCGAGCGTCGCGTGGATCGCATTCAGCGTCGCAACGGCCGGTGTTGGCTGGCTGCGATCGGTAACCTCGATCGCGCTGTCTGCCAGCTCAAACGATCCCAGCGCGAAATCCAGCGGCGCCTTGCCGCCCGGGGAAGCGCGCGGAGTCGGTGGGGTTGGCGACGCCGCCGGTGCGGCAACCTGGACTTGTGACGCGACCGGCGCCGCGGCGGCCTGGGGCGTAGGCGTCGCCGTCGGCTGAATCGACGGCGTGGGCGTTGACGACGGGCTCGGCGTGGCCGCCTTCGAGGGCTGCGCGGCGCTTCCGATGATCGGCGGCAGGTTCGTCGTACCGTCGGCGTTGCGCGTCAGATGGGCGTTCAGCGCATCGATATAGATCCGTTTCAGATGGATCACCCGCTCGAGCGGCTTGATCTGATCCAACTCCGTCGCCAGATGACCGAGGCTGAGCAAAGGCGCGTCGGCCGCGTCATGCAGTTCGAGCGAATCCAGGGCGAAACCGCCGTCCAGACTGATGTGCGGCTGATTCACGTCGTTAATGAAGTGCAGATGGAGGAGCGCCGAGAGCGTCCCCTTGGGCAGCTTGATCGGCAGCTTGACGGGGACGTAGGCAACGTAGCGCGGAAGGTCGAGCTGATGGAGACTCAGATCGACGATGGTTTCCTGGGTGTGCGCAAAGAGCTTGGCTTTGCCGTCGAGCCGGAAGGGACTGCCATCGACGACCATGCGGAGAAGCGGCTGGACGAAGATATTCACGTCGGCCGGAAGATTCGCGATAAACGGTACGCCCAACCGGATATGCTCGACGGTGTGGTGCTGCTTGAGCACCTGATCGTCAAGGTAGATCGCGCCGCCGGTCAGCTCGATATTCGACATCGCGAAGCGCAACGGCTTGCGCGCCGGCGGCTTGCGCGGCGGCGGACTCGGCTGGGCAATCAAATCCGAAAAATTGAAGACCTGCTCTCCTGTGCGCACCAGATGAAAGACCGGCTGCGTGAGCGTCACCTGACCGACGACCGGCGCGAGCCGTAGCAGCGACGACCATGAAAGCTTGACCCGCAGATGACCGAGATCGACAAACGGGAGTTGCGGATCACGATCACCGATGTGCAGTTGATCGATCGCGAGCCGCAGCCGATAGGGATTGAAGCTGATCTTGCCGACGGTCACCGGCCGATGAATCGCCGTCGCCACCTGACCGGTGAGGATACGGCGGAGCGCGTAGGGCACGCCGAAGAAGCCAACGAGACCATAGAGCATCAGAACGACCAGCAGCGTGATGGCGACGCGGCGGACCCAGCGCCGCTGACGCATCGGCGCGAACCGTTCACCGAGCCACTTGGCGATCGCCTGAAAAATTCCGTCCATCCGCAGCTACCGGAGGCCTAATGTCTTACGGCAACCGCGCGGAGTAAAGGACTCAGGCGGTAATCACTGCGCACTTGCGACGATCGCGCCCATCAGCGAATGGCCGGTCGCCGCTTCGACTCGGACCTGAACCGAATCGCCAGCGGAGATTGCGGCCGTCCCGCTAAACACCGCGGTCTTGAATTGCGGCGTCTTGCCCGCAAGCTTTCCGGCTCCGCGCCGCGCCGGACCCTCGACCAACACGGCAAAGTTATGGCCGATCAGGGCGCGATTACGCTCCAGCGCAATCTCCTCCTGAAGCGCGATGACCTCGGCGAGCCGGCGGCCCTTTTCGGCTTCGCTCACGGAATCACCCAGGCGATGGGCGCGCGTGTGCTCGCGCACCGAATATTTGAAGGAGAAAGCGGAGTCGAAGCGAATCGCGCGCAAGAGCTCGAGCGTAGCCGCGAAATCGCGCTCCTCCTCGCCGTGAAAGCCGACGATGATATCGGTCGAGAGCGCGAGGTCGGGGATCGCCGAGCGCAGTCGCGCGACGAGGTCGAGATATTGATCGACCGTATAGCCGCGCTCCATCGCAGCGAGCACCCGATCCGAGCCCGATTGCAGCGGCAGATGCAAGTACGGCTGCACCTTGGGTTCGCTCGCCATCGTGGCGATCAGCGCCGGCGTCATGTCGCATGGATGGGGCGAGGTGAAACGAATCCGCTCGATGCCGTCGACCTCCGCGAGCCGGCGCAGCAGCGCGGCGAAATCGGTCGCATCGTGGCGATAGGCATTGACGGTCTGGCCTAACATCACGACTTCCTTGACCCCGCGCGCGGCGAGCGCGCGAACTTCGCGGAGGAGATCAGCGGGCGGCACGCTGCGCTCGCGCCCGCGCACGTAGGGAACCACGCAGAAGGTGCAAAAGCGATCGCACCCGCGCATCGCAGTGACATAGGCGCGCACGCCTGACTCGTAGTCAGGCGAGATGTCGGCATAGGTCTCGCCGCGATCGAGCCGCACGTCAACTGCGAAGTCGGATTGCGCTGGGCCGGATTGGGCGCGGCCGAGCAGCTCGGGCAGCCGCCGATAGGTGTCGGGCCCGGCGACGAGGTCGAGCCAGGGCGCCCGCGCCATCAGGGCCGCGCGATTGTGCTGCGCCATGCATCCGAGCAGCCCGAGCTGGAGCTGCGGACGCGAGCCTTTGAGCCGCGCGAGGTCGCTCAAGCGGCCGATCACACGATCCTCGGCATGCTCGCGAATCGCGCAGGTATTAAGCAGGATTATGTCGGCTTCCTCGGGACGGATCGCCACCCCATAGCCGGCCTGGCGCAGCACCGCGGCGACCGTCTGCGAGTCGGCGATATTCATCTGGCAGCCGTAGGTCTCGAGATAAACCCGCGCCGCCTCGGAGCTAGTGGTAGTCTCAATCATCGATAAGGTAAGAATCTTAGGCGGTTTTTCGCCGCCTCGCAAAGCTGGCGCAGCGCAATTTGGGAGATTTCACGAAGCGCCAAACCAAGGGTTTAGATAGCCGTTGCAAGATTCATTGAACAAACTCGACTGGGCGCAGCTTCGCGTCGAGCTCGACGAACGCGGCTACGCGATGATCCCGCCGATCCTCACGCCGGGGGAATGCGCGAGCCTGATCGCGCTCTACGACCAACGCGACCGTTTTCGCAGCAAAGTCGATATGGCGCGACTGCGCTTCGGGCTCGGTGAGTACAAGTATTTTGCTGCGCCGATTCCGCCCCTGGTGGCAACTCTGCGCGCGACGCTCTACCCCGCCGTCGCCGCGATCGCCAACGACTGGATGGCCGCGCTGCGCAGCGCCGAGCGTTTTCCTGCCGCCCTCGACGTCTTCCTTGATCATTGCCATCGGAGCGGGCAGACCAAGCCGACGCCGCTGATGTTGCGCTACACGGCGGGCGGCTACAACTGCCTTCATCAGGACCTTTATGGCGAGGTCGTCTTCCCGCTGCAGTTCACCTTTATGTTGAGCGCCGAGGTGGATTACCGTGGCGGCGAGTTCCTCCTGATGGAACAGCGGCCGCGCGCACAATCGCGCGGCCATGCGGTCCGCCTGGAACTGGGCGCTGCGATTTTATTCGCGACCCGCTACCGCCCGATGCGGAGCACGCGGGGCTATTACCGAGTCAACGTCAGGCACGGGGTCGCGACGGTTGACGCGGGCGCCCGCTTCACTCTCGGAATCATTTTCCACGACGCGAAATAAACTAATTGTTCAGCGGCCCGCGATCGGTTGCGGCGACCGTCGCGCATGATTATCTGTTAAATTGATATGCCGCAGCGACGAGCCGCTTTCGAGCGCCTGGAGGCCAGCCTCCTCGCCTGTCCCAAATGCAAGCGCGCGGTGCCGGTGCGCAAGCGCCTCCTGCTGGTTCTGCCCGACGGCGACAAATATGAATACCTCTGCCCAGACTGCGGCTCTGAATGCGGCACCACCGTCGAGAGGGCCCCGACGGTGGGCCGATTGATTTAGCCCACGCCTCAGGCTGCGATCGCGGCCATCGGTCAGCGCCGAGAACAAAGAGATCAGTTAAACTATTACCCCATCGCCTGCGCCGACGCCGGCTCGATTTCGTACATCACACGGACGTCGCCCGGCTGGTGGAACGGATATTTGTCCTGGTCGAGGTACTTCTTGGCCAGGGAATCGATATGGGCGTTGGCGCCGTTCTCGGAGACGCTGACGATCTTGCCGCGAATCTGCAGATAACGGTAGGGATTTTCCGGGTCCATGATCGCGAGCGCAACCGGCGCGCCCATCCGCATCGTCTTCGCCTTGACGCGGCCGCGCGCCGTGTTGACGCGGATTTTGCCGCCGGTGTAGTCGAACCATACCGGGGTGACCTGCGGCGAACCGTCCTTCAGGACTGTCGCGATATTCGCGAAAGCCTTCTTGGCGCCGAGCAGGTCCAGGTAATTCTCGGGAATCGTTGCCATTACTAATCCTCCATTGGGGCAGCGTAACACAGATCATTCGGCGTTCGGCAGCAGCATGATCGCGTGTAGCAATTTGACTCGATCCAGCCTATGGTCTAATAGCGAATCAAGGGGGGAAGACCGGAGGCAGGCGGCTGGGTTGCGCGCCGATCCATCAGTGTTCCCGCGCCGTGTTTACGAGCAAGGAGTTCAGCACGATGGCATTATTCAATAACAAGGAACAGGATCGGAACGCGCGGGCGGAAGTTCTACCAAAGACCGCTCCGCTGGTGCAGGCTACACCCCCATCGGCCACCCCTGCCGTCGCGAGTAGCCCGGAGAAGCCCTCGATGCGCGCGGGCGTCGCGCCTTCCACCGCAGGCGCGTATCTCGACGGCGGATCGAAGATCAGCGGCAAGCTGTCCTTCGACGGCCCCAGCCGCATCGACGGGCAGGTGGATGGCGAGATTAACGCCAAGGACAGCCTGACAATCGGCGAGACCGCGGTCGTGACAGCGCAGATCCGCGCCGCCTCGATTGTGGTCGCGGGCAAAGTCAGCGGCGACATCTCCGCGAGCAACCGGATCGAGATTCGCCCTTCCGCCAGGATAATCGGCAATTTGGCTGCGCCCGTGTTGGTGGTTCATGAGGGCGCAACCTTCGAGGGCCATTGCTCGATGACGCCGGAGGGCGTGCGCGACGAACGCAAGGTGACGATGTTCCCGAAGGAGGAGCGGCTGAGCCCGGTGAATCAGGTGAGCCCGGTGAATCAGGCGGTCGGGCAAAAGCAGGCCTGAAGCCGTTTTTCACTTTTTCACTGCGCCAATAGTCTTGCTCCTCACATCGGCGTCAGTTACCGTCTGCCGGTGGAGTTGAGACTGTAAATGCATCTGCCGCCGGACTGGGGCATCCTCGGAACCCTGG from Candidatus Binataceae bacterium encodes:
- a CDS encoding DUF748 domain-containing protein, which produces MDGIFQAIAKWLGERFAPMRQRRWVRRVAITLLVVLMLYGLVGFFGVPYALRRILTGQVATAIHRPVTVGKISFNPYRLRLAIDQLHIGDRDPQLPFVDLGHLRVKLSWSSLLRLAPVVGQVTLTQPVFHLVRTGEQVFNFSDLIAQPSPPPRKPPARKPLRFAMSNIELTGGAIYLDDQVLKQHHTVEHIRLGVPFIANLPADVNIFVQPLLRMVVDGSPFRLDGKAKLFAHTQETIVDLSLHQLDLPRYVAYVPVKLPIKLPKGTLSALLHLHFINDVNQPHISLDGGFALDSLELHDAADAPLLSLGHLATELDQIKPLERVIHLKRIYIDALNAHLTRNADGTTNLPPIIGSAAQPSKAATPSPSSTPTPSIQPTATPTPQAAAAPVASQVQVAAPAASPTPPTPRASPGGKAPLDFALGSFELADSAIEVTDRSQPTPAVATLNAIHATLGNLRTVGESTAPYDLKANFAGGGTLAAKGGLELSHNRVTTEAMLDQVDLPALKAFAAPILNGDLAGGKLTASASVKTDFAPGAVNLHVEPASAAIDNLELHGGDPNENPLAWTRFAVAVGQLDLATHQAVINAVTADGLKLFVKRDQQGQLNLQSLIRATPQASPVAPPAPVVAARAPRRALTRVVKKPVAVLSQGASPGSSPAPGSTQQWQYRIDSVVVDKAEIHSLDERAARPVKLDVVPLDLNLKAISSDMSKPIAVEADGVVNGKGSFKIDGTAIPAPLDAKLNLATRRLDLTAVNPYLGNQFNATLAAALLTMNGQVTATNQHDHLKAAYRGDLTLGGVRLLDKLTRENFASWNSFSASHIAAEYGGDKPRIRIGGLALSKFYSRIILNSNGQLNLKDIVSSPQEAPKSLTRVSNAVPASPSPTPTPTPASAPTPGGGQAATPPPAPKPLPAEIAIGGITLQSGHVNYTDNFIQPHYTADLTAIGGKIGALSTSSKEPADVLLNGLVNGSAPLNIKGSVNPLTPLAYVNLGAKADAIELPGLSPYSTKYTGYPIVKGTLTVDVHYLLQDQNLTATNHIFIDQLTFGDKVASKDAINLPVRLAVALLKDSSGAIDLTIPVSGSLNDPQFSIGGVIWQVIKNLLVKAVTSPFSLIGAAVGGSNGGAELNYIEFAPGYAVLTPDSLNRLATIGKALTDRPSLKLDISGRVDPRVDEDGLREAKVDHLVREQQLKAGGESESGAETPLTKDDYDKYLAKVYKAAKFEKPKDLIGLTKSLPPDEMKKLLIANQKVSDEDLHQLADARANAVRAALSQKIAPSRLFILPSKLNANDIKDKGKTTRADLSLE
- the miaB gene encoding tRNA (N6-isopentenyl adenosine(37)-C2)-methylthiotransferase MiaB, with the translated sequence MIETTTSSEAARVYLETYGCQMNIADSQTVAAVLRQAGYGVAIRPEEADIILLNTCAIREHAEDRVIGRLSDLARLKGSRPQLQLGLLGCMAQHNRAALMARAPWLDLVAGPDTYRRLPELLGRAQSGPAQSDFAVDVRLDRGETYADISPDYESGVRAYVTAMRGCDRFCTFCVVPYVRGRERSVPPADLLREVRALAARGVKEVVMLGQTVNAYRHDATDFAALLRRLAEVDGIERIRFTSPHPCDMTPALIATMASEPKVQPYLHLPLQSGSDRVLAAMERGYTVDQYLDLVARLRSAIPDLALSTDIIVGFHGEEERDFAATLELLRAIRFDSAFSFKYSVREHTRAHRLGDSVSEAEKGRRLAEVIALQEEIALERNRALIGHNFAVLVEGPARRGAGKLAGKTPQFKTAVFSGTAAISAGDSVQVRVEAATGHSLMGAIVASAQ
- a CDS encoding 2OG-Fe(II) oxygenase, with the protein product MNKLDWAQLRVELDERGYAMIPPILTPGECASLIALYDQRDRFRSKVDMARLRFGLGEYKYFAAPIPPLVATLRATLYPAVAAIANDWMAALRSAERFPAALDVFLDHCHRSGQTKPTPLMLRYTAGGYNCLHQDLYGEVVFPLQFTFMLSAEVDYRGGEFLLMEQRPRAQSRGHAVRLELGAAILFATRYRPMRSTRGYYRVNVRHGVATVDAGARFTLGIIFHDAK
- a CDS encoding PPOX class F420-dependent oxidoreductase, translated to MATIPENYLDLLGAKKAFANIATVLKDGSPQVTPVWFDYTGGKIRVNTARGRVKAKTMRMGAPVALAIMDPENPYRYLQIRGKIVSVSENGANAHIDSLAKKYLDQDKYPFHQPGDVRVMYEIEPASAQAMG
- a CDS encoding polymer-forming cytoskeletal protein, whose protein sequence is MALFNNKEQDRNARAEVLPKTAPLVQATPPSATPAVASSPEKPSMRAGVAPSTAGAYLDGGSKISGKLSFDGPSRIDGQVDGEINAKDSLTIGETAVVTAQIRAASIVVAGKVSGDISASNRIEIRPSARIIGNLAAPVLVVHEGATFEGHCSMTPEGVRDERKVTMFPKEERLSPVNQVSPVNQAVGQKQA